The following are encoded in a window of Bacteroidales bacterium genomic DNA:
- the nusB gene encoding transcription antitermination factor NusB, giving the protein MLSRRLIRVKVMQALYAFFQTEDNDLPAAEKQLIRNIDRIYELYIWQLAFLVDLFSYFRQRADEAKQKFLPTEEDLHPSTRFIDNKLIAQLEESRDFHKQIERFKVNWVDEKELFRVMYNDIRAGEEYKKYMTAEKSSYEDDRSILIKLIRAQFFPSELLQGFFEERNIHWVDDFDTAMLMVMKTLKSLNIKQDATAPLPGLYEDDEAETEDKEFARNLLRITIFYSSEYAEIISARAKNWELERIAMLDIILMKMAIAELVQFPSIPVKVTLNEYIEISKQYSTPKSKVFINGLLDKLIVEFKQENKIKKTGRGLIDN; this is encoded by the coding sequence ATGTTAAGCAGAAGGCTGATCAGGGTTAAGGTAATGCAGGCATTGTATGCCTTTTTTCAAACAGAGGATAACGATTTGCCTGCTGCTGAAAAGCAACTTATCAGAAACATCGACAGGATATACGAACTCTACATCTGGCAGCTTGCCTTTCTTGTTGATTTGTTCAGTTATTTCAGGCAGCGTGCTGACGAAGCCAAACAGAAGTTTCTACCCACCGAAGAGGATCTCCACCCCAGTACAAGGTTTATTGATAATAAGCTGATTGCACAGCTTGAGGAAAGCAGGGATTTTCATAAGCAAATCGAGCGCTTTAAAGTAAACTGGGTGGACGAGAAGGAATTGTTTCGTGTAATGTATAATGATATCCGGGCAGGTGAGGAATACAAAAAATACATGACTGCAGAGAAGAGCAGTTACGAAGACGATCGCAGTATTCTTATAAAGCTCATCCGTGCTCAATTTTTTCCATCAGAATTGCTCCAGGGATTTTTTGAAGAACGCAATATCCATTGGGTCGATGATTTTGATACCGCCATGCTTATGGTGATGAAAACTTTGAAATCGCTTAACATAAAGCAGGATGCTACAGCGCCGCTTCCAGGATTGTATGAAGATGATGAGGCTGAAACCGAAGACAAGGAATTTGCGAGGAACTTGCTCCGAATAACGATTTTCTACAGTTCGGAATATGCAGAGATAATTTCGGCAAGGGCAAAAAACTGGGAATTGGAAAGGATTGCCATGCTTGACATTATTCTGATGAAGATGGCCATTGCCGAACTGGTTCAGTTTCCATCTATTCCTGTGAAAGTTACGCTGAATGAATACATTGAGATATCAAAGCAATACAGCACACCCAAGAGCAAGGTGTTTATCAACGGTTTGCTTGATAAGCTGATTGTTGAGTTCAAACAGGAAAATAAAATCAAGAAAACCGGAAGAGGGTTAATTGATAATTAA